Below is a genomic region from Belonocnema kinseyi isolate 2016_QV_RU_SX_M_011 chromosome 4, B_treatae_v1, whole genome shotgun sequence.
attatccgtgagtttctcaccaaaaactcaactaatacaattccgcagccataaaattcgccagatttagctccctgtgacttttttttgtttgatcggctgaaaaaaccactacgcggaacgcgttttagcagccgatcggagataatacaaaaatcgaaaacggcactgatgggcatactgaaaattgagtatcaaaaatgttttgagagctggatcaagcgctggcataagtgcgcggcagtcgatgggaattattttgaaggggaccacatcaatattcaagaacaaacttatatttttaattttaaaaataaattccgggaactttttgatcaaagtagtacttgcatttgtttaaactcgtttcaGAAGGTTTAGCCTTGTATAACACACGAATAAATTGCTGTCTAGCAGCTGCTAATTGACAGTGAGTAGAATTGGGGTTGTCAAAAGTTCTTACAATATCCTGAAAGGATTCATTTTTATTGCGCAAAGTAATTGTTTCAATCCTTTCCTACCCGAAGAAGCCACAGATTGTATTTCACCCACTGAATGCGTAAGAAATAAAATGGTTTCCGTACTGTTTTTTAGGACCCGTCAGAAAAAACCCAAAAGACAAAGCGTCCGCCCAATGAgtgtcgcgctccgtgaaaaaggcccgcgaatcagaaaGCGAGTAAGGACGTGCTTATACATACATCCATCGCGATGAAGCGAGTTTACAGCAGCACATACTTTACCTTATCGAAAttgatttttcctgaaattaatcTGTACAAGATGATAATGTTATTGAAGAAATTTCAGTCAGACTGTATCTTTATCTAGGCTTCCTCCATCTTCCACAGTTGCTCGAAAACACTTTTATCGAGTCTATCACGAGATTCAAATATAACGAATACAGTTTTTAGAACTAAAACAATGGGGTTGGAAAAGaagcaaaaattgtttattaccagtgtaataatacataaaaattttacgTAATGTGCCTATATTTTCAGGGTACAGATTGTCTTAATAAAGAAACCATAAATAAACTGCCAAAAACACTTGACGATTATGACAACTAATAACAGTTTCtcaactaaattttaacaattatttgcaACTGTGCAGTAGACTTGGCCTCCTGGGGAAACCACATAAAAAACGCACAACAAACTCCACCTCATAGGTGGTGCTACTGCTACTACATACTTATATATCATTGAATAATTACTTATAcgcatattaattttattgtaaaaaaatatttaaaattgcattaattaattacttaacacATTATATgtataattcaaagttttttataaGGACAAACACAGGATTTCGTCAAGAACGggcgctaatctgaaaaactgcacccgatcccagagcaatcgcggtaaaatttcatccATAACCACGTCGCATgaccgcgagataggtggttacagcctcttacggaattaatacgacgatctcgcaaaagtctcgtgcaccatGTGCACATGGAGCGACCAGAGGATGAACGTCTTAtttatttttcccgcaagtgtcttagcatattattgatacgcagggatgcttttcaggctattaaccagtgaaagcttggccccTCCAAAAGCGTCGATGGTAAGAACGATCAGATTAACAGAATATTCCTTGTacaattgttttttacaaatgtttttgtgatttggtgctgaaaattcgataacgaacgtggtttgcttctcgaagtcaaggacaattatgtcaggcctcgagtgtgcagcaggaacaattgtcgagaatataaagttccagtatatgcagcacttctcaTTCGCAACAATTTACtctattttcctaggagcatttaggggagcgatattaaggttaatgccgtaagagtgacagagatggtaataaagtactcttagtgccgcactcTGCCTTTGGATGTAtctcgttcccgcatgagttaaaTAACTAGATAATATGTGTGGTAGATGCTCGGGGCGTGCGtgtcacgccctgcagctatcatcaggaattttttagctcaaaatgtggcgacggtatattaaggtggatATGAtacctttttgacatatcaaaatgaaatcctccgtaccagacttcaatccgggcgatttaaggaaagcaaacgttaattCAGGCGACATTGACTGATCGtccatatttctgtggaagatactgtgcatcctcttatcgaggagctgtttacggaAGTTGCTCTTTTGTACTTTCTTAATCTaagatttcaggagtgagtattcgagatatataagatttgattcattttgctcacccctgatcCTGAAGTTAAGTTCGGgtctttcagcagcctcctccgctgctttgtacagaaacgctcctttacccacttcttcgtgatttctgaccattttaagattCCATTTGCGACTCATTTGCTGTTcccagaatgatcctgttgtgaagacattcaagattcaatattcctcaaccaccttgacagcgtgagatttAGAGTCGTGGAACAGAAAACTTAAGATGCATTCTtttgtatcctttatagatgtcacttcCTGAATGCGACTCTGAGGCAAGCCCAGGTATTTATTAGTCTCCAGTGCAAAGGTATCGTATAATGCTTCTATCGaagagctcagggtcttcagggatgccattaagtttttttcgcttcaaataaaccttggcgcatttgcctagGCCAAATTCCATTTGTATTGCCTTAGTGTATCGTTGTTTCGACCGTCCAAAAATGAAATGTGTCATTGACACAACAGACCAATCACTCGTCGCCACATTGACCCATTAGGACCAAGCGCATCGGGTTGTTCCAAACCGAGCACTGATAATTATCTACAAAGGAACATAACAACAACCACGACCACGCTCCAAGAATTACACGCGAGAACGCTAGAAGCTGGCCCATCAGAAGGCATTAAAATTCGAGCACGCAACATCAGAGAagctattcaattttcaaaaatggcaGAAGTCTGACAGAAAGATGAAGAGGTAAAGAAAATCCACAGTAGGGTAAGCCAGATGTGCTCAGCTTTGCTTTCGACGggaaacagaaataaaaattggaaagaaaaagCAGAATCAAAGGAAAAAACAGCCTTACTAGAAAATATCACAAACCACTCTTTTTCGTTTTCTCTCCGTCATTTTCACGTATTTGAAGAGAAAACTCATGGCCCTAAATAAGTCAAAGAGAATGCAAACTCGATCGATACAAAATTAAATCACACCAGTCAATTCCCCAAACGAGATTTCACTAGATCGcgatactttttttttcttttcttaagttCTCTCCTTCTCATTTTTTCGCTTTGAACGGAACGCCATCTAGCTCGCTTTCCAATAGTTTAGCTGCGGGCAGGTGATACCCTTGGCctcctttttttccttttatttttgccTCTCCCTTCATTTTTCATACACTTGTTTTTTTTCGGATAGggactaatatttaaaaaacgcaaCATAAAAATACCAATTCAATAAAGAGGGGGCAACAGCAAGCAATTACAGGAAGGATAGAAGCGAAAATATTAACAGTCTTAAATCGTTCTCCACAATTCAGTAACGGCGCAATAAGCATTCACAAGCTCAAGAGTATGTACGAATTCAGAGGGAGACAAAAGCTccttaaaataaaagtgaaaaagcACAGTTTTTCGGGCACTTTCCTGCTACGAGCCGTGGATAAAATGCCTGACTAAAGTCAATCTTAAATATACATCTCGCAGATGAGACCTTATCCAAGATGGAGCTAATATCTCTTATATATCTAATTATTAAGCCTTAGAAGGCTTTAATTTCCTTATAGCTTCACAGGATTGCACGATTTCATTCAGCAGAGAAACATCAGCATCCTCCCTATGATTGaacgaaaactaaacatttattattttattttatcattctgAAAACTAGCGTGAAGTTTTGAACAGAAATAAGGGTCTCGAGTTTCAGTGTTCCTAGCGGCTTAAATCAGGTAAagggttttgacagttctgggtcaaaaCTGAGTAGATTCGACCTATTGGCCTGGAATTTTTAGTACATACAGAATCTTCCTTTGGAGACTCCTGATCTAAACAATTCACTTAAATATTTGTAGAGGAAGTTCTCTTATATActtgagtaaattaaaaaaaaaaccaaatggacattgaaataatttcataaacataCCTTCAAGAGTCGATCCATCTGAGTTAGTTGTTCTATTGACAGTTTAATTCCCGAAGAATGAGTTCCATCTGTTTTTATTTGTAACTCTTCTCCTCTTTTACCCCAACCAGTAGAAAAATTTAGCTGAGCTGTTACGCTCATTAGTACTATACAGTAAACGGTCTGAATTATCAATAAGGGAGGAAATGTGATAATTTGAGACCTGGAACATAATAATTATAGTATaattaatgatatattttatataaaaaaggcgTATGTGATCGTGAGCTCACAATAACGATctggtaagaaggcttgcattt
It encodes:
- the LOC117172190 gene encoding uncharacterized protein LOC117172190 isoform X1 gives rise to the protein MRPLKTCYRSQIITFPPLLIIQTVYCIVLMSVTAQLNFSTGWGKRGEELQIKTDGTHSSGIKLSIEQLTQMDRLLKSQKIIWPSNFAPRRRHQYKVIISKCVKKWKKYVLLRPIKCNTFDMMYGNRLVKIDKQ
- the LOC117172190 gene encoding uncharacterized protein LOC117172190 isoform X2 yields the protein MRPLKTCYRSQIITFPPLLIIQTVYCIVLMSVTAQLNFSTGWGKRGEELQIKTDGTHSSGIKLSIEQLTQMDRLLKIDKQ